One genomic segment of Chitinophaga sancti includes these proteins:
- a CDS encoding DUF1015 domain-containing protein, with translation MAIIRPFKGLRPTPALAEKVAARPYDVLSAPEAKLEAAGNPYSFYHVSKSEIDLPDGTDVYSQSVYDKAAENLQRFIKDGTLFQDDAPAYYIYRLIMNGRSQTGLVCISSISDYNSGIIKKHEFTRPDKEKDRINNIKTTNAQTGNVFLAYNDVPAINSLIDQWTAHHAPAYDFTAADGIQHTLWVVDDKATNDEITALFETKVPHTYIADGHHRAASASLVQKELEEQQRIGLDDPANYFLTTIFPASQLVILDYNRVVKDLNGLSKEDLLSKLEYDFVVEPIGHLPQAPSMLHEFSMYLDGSWYRLVAQEGTFSYDPIGILDVTILSNNLLDKLLGIKDQRTDKRIDFVGGIRGLQELVKRVDSGEYKVAFALYPVTIQQLFDIADSGNVMPPKSTWFEPKLRDGLVSHVL, from the coding sequence ATGGCAATCATCAGACCGTTCAAAGGATTAAGACCCACACCCGCACTGGCTGAAAAAGTTGCAGCCAGACCATACGATGTGTTAAGCGCTCCAGAAGCTAAGTTAGAAGCCGCCGGCAACCCCTACTCTTTTTACCACGTTTCAAAATCAGAAATCGACTTGCCAGATGGCACCGACGTATATAGCCAGTCTGTATATGATAAAGCTGCAGAAAACCTGCAACGCTTTATCAAAGATGGCACCCTCTTCCAGGACGACGCCCCCGCCTATTACATCTACCGCCTGATCATGAATGGCCGCAGTCAGACAGGTCTTGTCTGTATCTCGTCTATCTCCGATTACAATAGCGGGATTATCAAAAAACACGAATTCACCCGTCCTGACAAAGAGAAGGACAGGATCAACAATATCAAAACTACCAACGCACAAACAGGCAATGTATTCCTTGCCTACAATGATGTTCCTGCCATCAATTCACTCATTGATCAATGGACAGCGCATCATGCTCCTGCGTACGACTTCACAGCTGCCGACGGCATTCAACACACCCTCTGGGTGGTGGATGACAAAGCCACCAACGACGAGATCACTGCGCTCTTCGAAACCAAAGTACCACATACATACATCGCAGATGGGCATCATCGTGCCGCATCCGCATCCCTGGTACAAAAGGAATTGGAAGAACAACAACGCATTGGCCTCGATGATCCGGCCAATTATTTCCTGACCACCATCTTCCCCGCCAGCCAACTGGTGATCCTTGATTACAACAGAGTCGTCAAAGACCTGAACGGCCTGAGCAAAGAAGATCTGCTCTCCAAACTGGAATACGACTTTGTAGTAGAACCCATCGGTCACCTGCCACAAGCCCCTTCTATGCTCCATGAATTCAGTATGTACCTGGATGGCAGCTGGTATCGCCTGGTCGCACAGGAAGGCACCTTTAGCTATGATCCCATTGGAATACTGGATGTCACCATCCTCTCCAACAACTTGCTGGATAAACTGCTCGGTATAAAAGACCAACGCACTGACAAACGTATCGACTTCGTAGGCGGCATCCGGGGATTACAGGAACTGGTGAAACGCGTAGATAGCGGAGAATACAAAGTTGCTTTTGCGCTGTACCCGGTCACCATTCAACAATTATTTGACATTGCAGATAGTGGTAATGTAATGCCTCCTAAAAGTACCTGGTTCGAACCCAAATTAAGAGACGGACTCGTATCCCATGTGCTATAA
- a CDS encoding TetR/AcrR family transcriptional regulator, with product MEIQSRILDTAFNLFSQFGTRSITMDDIAQKMGVSKKTLYAHFADKDELVTHAITRFLHAVDADCKANQIQAVNAIDELFLVMEMLDKQFRNMKPFVLLDLQRYHSTAYQAFLSYRDTSMQSIIRENLQRGIREGLYRADLDVDVLTRYRLATAMLCFQPDVFAPGLYEMSKVQRILLEHFLYGLVSSKGFQRIEAYKPQLS from the coding sequence ATGGAAATACAATCACGTATTCTGGATACCGCCTTCAATCTGTTCAGCCAATTCGGCACCAGATCTATTACTATGGATGACATTGCCCAGAAAATGGGTGTCTCCAAAAAGACCCTTTACGCCCATTTCGCCGACAAAGACGAATTGGTCACCCATGCGATTACGCGCTTCCTCCACGCGGTAGACGCCGACTGCAAAGCAAACCAAATCCAGGCCGTCAATGCAATAGATGAGCTATTCCTCGTCATGGAAATGCTGGACAAACAGTTCAGGAACATGAAGCCATTTGTCCTCCTCGACCTGCAAAGATATCACTCCACCGCCTACCAGGCCTTCCTCTCTTACAGAGATACCAGCATGCAAAGCATCATCCGCGAAAACCTGCAGAGGGGTATCCGGGAAGGGCTCTATCGCGCTGACCTGGATGTGGATGTACTCACCAGGTATCGCCTGGCTACTGCCATGCTCTGTTTTCAACCAGATGTATTCGCACCCGGGTTGTACGAAATGAGTAAAGTACAACGCATTTTATTGGAACATTTTCTCTATGGACTTGTTTCCAGTAAGGGATTTCAAAGGATTGAAGCCTATAAACCACAACTATCGTAA
- a CDS encoding TolC family protein, with product MQANKKRTGWIGALLLLIFHTGMAQSPANTPLAPMSLTAKEAVDYALANQATVRNAKLDELIQLAKNKEVSGMALPQLSGAGSFQHNPIVQKQLIDASNFSDTVPKGTLVPFAFGLKFNVLGEVKFNQVLFDPSVLVALQARKTLEELSHRGVQKAEIDVKVNVYKSYYNVLSARKALTILRGNLTTLEKLLGETRETYKNGLVEKLDVDRLVVQVTNLRTEETKLQNLSEVGLAALKYSMGMPMQQELTLTDTLSIAEIKSAVAVEKFDYSQRIEYQLLESQKKAYEYDLKRYKYNALPILSLFGTGGVSRASDVFNYFDKQTWYGYVGYGVNLSFNIFTGFQRKRKVDQAFLQVKKTEVSIEDAKLGIDLEQAQSTSNLRNNIVALEAQESNMQLAQEVYNTTQIKYKEGVGSSVEMSNAENDLLTAQNNYFTALYNASVSRIDYLKAYGKL from the coding sequence ATGCAAGCGAACAAAAAGCGGACAGGATGGATAGGAGCCTTACTGCTGCTGATCTTTCACACGGGAATGGCCCAGTCTCCCGCCAATACGCCGTTAGCGCCCATGTCGCTCACTGCGAAAGAAGCGGTTGACTATGCCCTGGCTAACCAGGCCACTGTGCGAAACGCAAAACTGGATGAACTCATCCAGCTGGCGAAAAACAAAGAAGTCAGCGGAATGGCCCTGCCACAATTGAGCGGCGCAGGCTCCTTCCAGCACAATCCAATCGTCCAGAAACAGCTGATCGATGCTTCCAACTTTTCCGACACTGTGCCCAAAGGTACCCTCGTACCATTCGCTTTTGGCCTCAAATTCAACGTGCTCGGCGAAGTGAAATTTAACCAGGTACTCTTCGATCCCAGTGTACTCGTCGCCCTACAGGCCCGCAAAACCCTGGAAGAACTCTCCCACAGGGGGGTACAGAAAGCAGAGATCGATGTCAAAGTGAATGTTTACAAATCTTATTACAACGTGCTTTCCGCACGTAAAGCCCTGACCATACTCAGGGGCAACCTCACCACACTTGAAAAACTGCTTGGAGAAACAAGAGAAACCTACAAGAACGGTCTCGTGGAAAAACTGGATGTAGACAGGCTTGTCGTACAGGTAACCAACCTTCGCACGGAAGAGACCAAATTACAGAACCTTTCCGAAGTAGGCCTGGCTGCCCTCAAATATTCCATGGGCATGCCCATGCAGCAGGAGCTGACACTTACCGACACGCTCTCTATAGCAGAAATAAAATCAGCAGTAGCCGTAGAAAAGTTCGACTACTCCCAGCGTATAGAATACCAGTTACTGGAATCACAAAAGAAAGCATACGAATACGATCTCAAGCGCTATAAATACAATGCCCTGCCAATACTCTCTCTCTTTGGTACAGGTGGTGTGAGCCGCGCGAGCGATGTGTTCAACTACTTTGATAAGCAAACGTGGTACGGCTATGTAGGCTATGGTGTGAACCTGAGCTTCAATATTTTCACCGGCTTCCAGCGCAAACGCAAGGTAGACCAGGCTTTTCTGCAGGTAAAGAAAACAGAAGTGAGCATAGAAGATGCAAAACTCGGTATCGATCTGGAACAAGCACAATCTACTTCCAACCTGCGCAACAACATCGTAGCGCTCGAAGCCCAGGAAAGCAATATGCAACTGGCACAGGAAGTATATAATACCACACAGATCAAATACAAGGAGGGCGTAGGTTCCAGCGTGGAAATGAGTAATGCGGAGAATGACCTGCTCACTGCCCAGAACAATTATTTCACAGCACTCTACAACGCAAGTGTATCCAGGATCGATTACCTGAAAGCGTATGGCAAGTTGTAG
- the paaN gene encoding phenylacetic acid degradation protein PaaN, giving the protein MLTIKHQNTIDKAVKANHERAFYSQYPEHPKAYGEQAPEEGHNRYKAQLNTPFSQLLQTGESGWAGEEVSPYTMEPLGITYPLFTADDLVEKAVAAAPQWRNTTVDIRADILVETLERIQTYFFDIAYATQHTTGQSFMMSFQASGPHANDRALEAIAMGYHELNRYPAEQLWEKPMGKFALQLKKNFRAMPKGPGLVIGCSTFPVWNSLPGIYADLVTGNPVIVKPHPRAILPIAIAISAIQQVLQEKGFSPNLCQLATDTTAAPITKTLCEHPGIKLIDYTGGSQFGNYVESLSGKTVFTEKAGVNSVILDSVADIDAVMQNLAFSVSLYSGQMCTAPQNFFIPAGGVQTPNGTLSFDDVVEKFKNAVTALVSNPKMGAGTLGALQNDTTLQRAHNAGKLGAKVVLEGQPLVNEEFAHARGFTPAILQVESTDKHIFEQELFGPVLLLVKTKDTDESIQLARQMAEQHGAITCAAYAINPDTKEKITEAMNSVFTPVSFNLTGFIWVNQHAAFSDFHVTGGNPAGNASFTNPEFILRRFVWVGNREIAGS; this is encoded by the coding sequence ATGCTTACCATCAAACACCAAAACACGATTGACAAAGCCGTGAAGGCTAATCACGAGCGTGCATTCTACTCGCAATATCCTGAGCACCCCAAAGCTTATGGCGAGCAAGCCCCCGAAGAAGGTCACAACAGGTACAAGGCACAACTCAACACCCCTTTTTCACAACTTTTACAAACCGGTGAATCCGGATGGGCAGGTGAGGAAGTATCTCCATATACCATGGAACCACTTGGTATTACCTATCCCCTCTTCACTGCGGACGATCTTGTAGAAAAAGCTGTTGCCGCGGCTCCCCAATGGCGCAATACAACTGTTGACATCCGGGCCGATATCCTGGTAGAAACCCTGGAGCGTATACAGACGTATTTTTTTGACATCGCCTACGCCACCCAGCATACCACCGGGCAGAGCTTTATGATGAGCTTTCAGGCATCCGGACCACATGCAAATGACCGCGCACTGGAAGCAATTGCCATGGGCTACCATGAACTGAACCGCTACCCTGCCGAACAGTTGTGGGAAAAACCTATGGGGAAATTCGCCCTCCAACTCAAAAAGAATTTCAGGGCTATGCCCAAAGGGCCGGGGCTTGTAATCGGTTGCTCTACATTCCCGGTATGGAATTCGCTACCTGGAATATATGCAGACCTGGTAACAGGTAACCCTGTGATCGTGAAACCTCACCCCAGGGCCATTCTGCCTATCGCGATTGCGATAAGTGCTATCCAACAGGTGTTGCAGGAGAAAGGCTTTAGCCCTAACCTGTGCCAACTGGCCACCGATACCACCGCAGCGCCGATCACTAAAACTTTGTGTGAACATCCTGGTATTAAACTGATTGATTATACAGGGGGCAGCCAGTTTGGGAACTATGTAGAATCCCTGTCCGGTAAAACTGTTTTTACTGAAAAAGCAGGCGTCAACTCTGTAATCCTGGATAGCGTAGCTGATATAGACGCGGTGATGCAGAATCTGGCATTCTCCGTCTCCCTGTACTCCGGGCAGATGTGTACCGCGCCACAGAACTTCTTCATACCTGCGGGAGGCGTACAAACCCCTAACGGCACACTTTCTTTTGATGACGTAGTAGAGAAATTCAAAAATGCGGTGACCGCCCTTGTCAGCAATCCTAAAATGGGCGCCGGTACCCTGGGTGCATTACAGAACGATACAACCCTGCAGCGGGCACACAACGCCGGTAAACTGGGTGCGAAGGTAGTACTGGAAGGCCAGCCACTGGTAAACGAGGAGTTTGCACACGCCAGGGGCTTTACACCTGCCATCCTGCAGGTGGAAAGTACTGACAAACACATTTTTGAGCAGGAATTATTTGGCCCGGTTTTGTTATTAGTAAAAACAAAAGATACGGACGAGTCTATTCAACTGGCCCGTCAGATGGCAGAACAACATGGGGCGATTACCTGTGCAGCATATGCCATAAACCCGGACACAAAGGAAAAGATCACGGAAGCGATGAACAGCGTATTCACCCCGGTTTCTTTCAATTTAACCGGCTTTATCTGGGTGAACCAACATGCAGCTTTCTCTGATTTTCATGTGACCGGCGGCAACCCTGCCGGAAATGCAAGCTTTACTAACCCGGAATTTATTCTCAGACGCTTTGTCTGGGTGGGCAACCGGGAAATAGCTGGCAGCTGA
- a CDS encoding tetratricopeptide repeat protein has translation MRASLLKIAICIGFFFATLPVFAQDANELFNTATGFLRSGDYSNAILVLNQAITMDPDNTQYKKQLGFAYFLQGNMSKAKSTIEPLLSKKDADPQLYQIAGNIYQANQEWKTAQKLYEKGLKRFPESGELYNDNGQLLMFLKVYEGGMANWLKGIEKDPTFPGNYYNACRAYSYVKDPSWIIIYGEIFINLESYTDRTAEVRTMLIDAYKKLYNDPSLMTQALEDMENERKSKKHSASEFADSYKASMGKQTSVVMTGIDPETLVMVRTRFLLDWFNFSGVKFPYALFDYQRSLLKEGLFDAYTQWIFGPVSNQSAFKAWTNMHKAEYDAFLQYQRSHPLKVRADEYYNDNRFSLAR, from the coding sequence ATGAGGGCTTCTTTATTGAAAATAGCTATATGTATTGGCTTCTTTTTCGCGACCTTACCGGTTTTCGCACAGGATGCCAACGAATTATTTAACACCGCCACCGGCTTCCTCCGCAGCGGAGATTATTCCAATGCCATATTGGTACTGAACCAGGCCATTACCATGGACCCTGACAATACCCAATATAAAAAGCAACTGGGATTTGCCTATTTCCTTCAGGGCAATATGAGCAAAGCCAAAAGCACCATCGAACCACTGCTGAGTAAAAAGGACGCTGATCCACAACTCTACCAGATAGCCGGTAATATTTACCAGGCAAACCAGGAATGGAAAACAGCCCAGAAATTGTACGAAAAAGGACTGAAGCGCTTCCCTGAAAGCGGAGAACTATATAATGACAACGGACAACTGCTGATGTTCCTGAAAGTATATGAAGGTGGTATGGCCAACTGGCTGAAAGGGATTGAAAAAGATCCTACTTTCCCCGGCAACTACTACAATGCCTGCAGGGCGTATTCTTACGTAAAAGATCCTTCCTGGATCATCATTTACGGTGAGATCTTTATCAACCTGGAGAGCTATACAGACCGCACAGCTGAGGTACGTACCATGCTGATAGATGCGTATAAAAAATTATACAACGATCCATCCCTCATGACCCAGGCCCTCGAGGATATGGAAAATGAGCGGAAGAGCAAAAAGCACTCAGCCTCCGAATTTGCTGACAGCTATAAAGCCTCTATGGGCAAACAGACATCCGTAGTCATGACAGGTATTGACCCTGAGACCCTGGTGATGGTAAGGACCCGTTTCCTGCTGGACTGGTTCAATTTCTCAGGTGTAAAGTTCCCCTACGCATTATTTGACTACCAGCGCAGCCTGCTGAAAGAAGGTTTATTCGACGCTTACACCCAGTGGATCTTTGGTCCCGTGAGCAACCAATCTGCTTTCAAAGCCTGGACAAATATGCATAAAGCTGAATACGACGCGTTTTTACAATACCAGCGCAGCCATCCCCTGAAGGTGAGGGCTGATGAGTACTATAACGATAACCGTTTCTCATTGGCAAGATGA
- a CDS encoding zinc dependent phospholipase C family protein, which produces MFFKRLFSIVVCILLPFTSVGWGFFAHQRINELAVFSLPPAMLALYKPQQAYLKAHATDADKRRYIVAAEGPRHYIDIDHYGPPPYDWIPRSWQAALLQFGEDSLLQYGIVPWYIPLMMARLSKAFQEKDPDKILRLSADLGHYVADAHVPLHACSNHNGQFTGQEGIHGLWESRIPELLADGSFNYWCGKAVYIRDVPTFIWQVVSSSASAADTVLKQEKTLSQRTPPDTKYAYENRKGKLVRTYATSYTKAYQQLLGNMVERRMRAAIHAVASCWYTAWVDAGQPPLNNINKKLKEYTPLPDTGKMIGRVEE; this is translated from the coding sequence ATGTTTTTTAAAAGACTGTTTTCCATTGTTGTTTGCATCCTCCTCCCATTCACTTCTGTGGGCTGGGGGTTCTTTGCCCATCAGCGTATCAATGAGCTGGCGGTATTCTCTCTGCCACCCGCCATGCTCGCACTCTACAAGCCGCAGCAGGCCTACCTGAAAGCGCATGCTACAGATGCTGATAAAAGAAGATATATCGTAGCTGCCGAAGGCCCCCGCCATTACATAGATATTGATCATTATGGCCCACCACCTTACGATTGGATACCCCGTAGCTGGCAGGCCGCCCTGCTACAGTTTGGGGAAGATAGCCTGCTACAATATGGGATTGTACCCTGGTACATTCCGCTCATGATGGCACGCCTATCCAAAGCCTTCCAGGAAAAAGACCCTGACAAAATACTCCGGCTCAGCGCTGACCTGGGCCATTATGTGGCAGATGCACATGTGCCCCTGCATGCCTGTTCTAATCACAACGGTCAGTTCACCGGGCAGGAAGGTATTCATGGTTTATGGGAATCCCGCATCCCCGAACTGCTGGCGGATGGCAGTTTCAACTACTGGTGTGGAAAGGCCGTTTATATCCGTGATGTACCAACCTTTATATGGCAGGTAGTGAGTAGTAGTGCCAGCGCTGCAGACACTGTATTAAAACAGGAAAAAACCCTGAGTCAACGTACACCGCCAGACACAAAATATGCTTATGAAAACAGGAAAGGAAAACTGGTACGTACTTACGCTACTTCCTATACGAAAGCGTATCAGCAATTGCTGGGCAATATGGTAGAAAGGCGTATGCGGGCAGCCATTCATGCGGTGGCCAGTTGCTGGTATACTGCCTGGGTCGATGCTGGCCAGCCACCACTCAATAATATTAACAAAAAACTGAAAGAATATACGCCCCTGCCAGATACAGGCAAAATGATCGGTCGTGTGGAGGAATAG
- a CDS encoding DUF502 domain-containing protein, whose amino-acid sequence MSPRIRLKVLASKILRYFFQGLLILAPIGVTAFTLYYLFVTIDNIFPKDLISQEAPFSYLRFKGVGFALVLLLVVTVGYLSSSFILGRIFALFDGILEKTPFIKYIYSSVKDVFDAFVGEKKKFDHPVLVQIYGVDVWEMGFITQPDVTILGLEGYMAVYVPHAYAITGKVFMVPAKKVKPLTNISAGEAMKFAVSGGVTSLEHHHK is encoded by the coding sequence ATGTCTCCAAGAATCCGTCTTAAAGTTCTGGCATCGAAGATATTAAGGTATTTCTTCCAGGGTCTGCTGATCCTGGCACCTATCGGTGTGACCGCCTTTACTTTGTATTACCTGTTTGTAACCATCGACAACATCTTCCCGAAGGATCTTATCTCTCAGGAGGCTCCTTTTAGCTACCTCCGGTTCAAGGGGGTGGGTTTTGCGCTGGTATTACTCCTGGTTGTGACAGTAGGTTACCTGAGTTCTTCCTTTATTCTGGGAAGGATCTTCGCCCTATTTGACGGCATCCTGGAAAAGACACCTTTCATCAAATATATTTACTCATCTGTCAAAGACGTTTTCGACGCCTTTGTAGGGGAAAAGAAGAAGTTCGATCATCCTGTACTTGTCCAGATCTATGGTGTGGACGTATGGGAAATGGGCTTCATCACCCAGCCGGACGTAACCATCCTGGGCCTGGAAGGCTACATGGCGGTTTACGTGCCACATGCTTACGCCATCACGGGTAAAGTATTCATGGTGCCTGCTAAAAAGGTAAAACCCCTTACGAATATTTCTGCAGGGGAAGCGATGAAGTTTGCCGTGAGTGGTGGGGTGACCTCCCTGGAACACCACCATAAATAA
- the serC gene encoding 3-phosphoserine/phosphohydroxythreonine transaminase, producing the protein MKVHNFNAGPSVLPNEVLYKASKALIDFEGSGMSILEIGHRTPLFQAVIDEARNLVRELMQLEDDFEVLYLHGGATQQFLQVPMNLLENDGTASYIDTGVWSNKAIKEAKQFGFVDVAGSSKESNYTYIPKQFNVSPKSTYLHITTNNTIYGTQWQHIPETEVPLIGDMSSDILSRQMDFNKFSLIYAGVQKNMGAAGVTMVAVRKSILGKVTRKLPTILDYRNHIENGSMLNTPPVFSIYISMLTLRWLRDQGGAAGIEKLNEKKAAFLYDEIDHNPLFRGTVAKEDRSRMNVCFIMDKPELEDEFLKFTKKEDIVGIKGHRSVGGFRASLYNALPYESVEVLVEAMKYFSLKKA; encoded by the coding sequence ATGAAGGTGCACAATTTTAACGCGGGACCTTCCGTATTACCAAATGAGGTTCTGTACAAGGCTAGTAAAGCTTTGATTGACTTTGAGGGGTCAGGAATGTCCATATTGGAAATAGGGCACAGGACTCCACTGTTTCAGGCTGTAATTGATGAGGCACGTAATCTCGTACGCGAACTGATGCAACTGGAAGACGACTTCGAAGTACTCTACCTTCATGGTGGTGCTACGCAGCAATTCCTGCAGGTTCCGATGAACTTACTTGAAAACGATGGAACGGCATCTTACATAGATACCGGAGTATGGAGCAATAAGGCGATTAAAGAAGCAAAGCAGTTTGGTTTCGTAGACGTAGCTGGTAGTTCAAAAGAAAGTAACTACACTTACATTCCCAAACAATTTAATGTTTCCCCAAAATCAACTTACCTGCATATCACAACCAACAATACCATCTATGGTACGCAATGGCAGCACATTCCAGAGACAGAAGTGCCTCTGATTGGCGACATGAGCAGTGATATCCTGAGCAGACAAATGGACTTCAATAAGTTCTCCCTCATCTATGCCGGTGTACAGAAAAACATGGGCGCCGCTGGCGTAACTATGGTAGCTGTGCGCAAGAGTATTCTTGGTAAGGTAACCCGCAAGCTTCCAACGATATTGGATTATCGTAATCACATTGAGAATGGATCAATGTTGAACACCCCTCCCGTATTTTCAATTTACATTTCCATGCTCACACTACGCTGGTTGAGAGACCAGGGCGGTGCTGCAGGAATTGAAAAATTAAATGAGAAGAAAGCAGCGTTTCTGTATGATGAAATCGATCACAACCCGTTATTCCGTGGTACTGTGGCGAAGGAAGACCGTAGCCGCATGAACGTTTGCTTTATCATGGATAAACCTGAACTGGAAGATGAGTTCCTGAAATTTACAAAGAAGGAAGACATCGTAGGTATCAAAGGTCACCGCAGTGTAGGTGGTTTCCGTGCTTCTCTTTACAATGCATTGCCATATGAAAGTGTGGAAGTGCTGGTAGAGGCGATGAAATATTTTAGCCTGAAGAAAGCGTAA